The following are encoded together in the Erwinia sp. E602 genome:
- the pbpG gene encoding D-alanyl-D-alanine endopeptidase, translating to MPAKIHLSLLSLAMLFSAQGMLPSAMARTAPVELKTAAQPEIASGSAMIVDLNNGNVIYANHPDRVRSIASITKVMTVMVALDAQQPMDEMLKVDISHTPEMRGIYSRVRLNSEISRKNMMLLALMSSENRAAASLAHHYPGGYDAFIRAMNAKARALGMSNTRYVEPTGLSIQNVSTARDLTKLLIATKRYPLIGQLSTTREEMASFSHPNYTLPFRNTNHLVYRPDWNIQLTKTGFTNEAGHCLVMRTVINQRPVALVVLDAFGKYTHFADANRLRKWIETGKVSAVPAAALSYKKQKAGQVAHNGVVDDSAVE from the coding sequence ATGCCTGCAAAAATTCATTTATCTCTGTTAAGCCTCGCCATGTTGTTTTCAGCCCAGGGGATGCTGCCCTCTGCCATGGCCCGTACCGCGCCGGTTGAGTTAAAAACGGCTGCTCAGCCGGAAATTGCCTCCGGCAGCGCGATGATCGTTGACCTGAATAACGGCAACGTTATCTACGCCAACCATCCCGATCGCGTGCGCTCGATCGCCTCGATCACCAAGGTCATGACCGTGATGGTGGCGCTGGACGCGCAGCAGCCGATGGATGAGATGCTGAAGGTGGATATCAGCCACACCCCGGAGATGCGCGGCATTTACTCCCGCGTGCGGCTGAACAGCGAAATCAGTCGCAAAAATATGATGCTGCTGGCGCTGATGTCGTCGGAGAACCGCGCCGCCGCCAGCCTGGCACACCACTATCCCGGCGGCTATGACGCCTTTATCCGCGCGATGAACGCCAAAGCGCGCGCGCTGGGCATGAGCAACACCCGTTACGTTGAGCCGACCGGCCTGTCAATTCAGAACGTCTCCACCGCGCGCGATCTGACTAAGCTGCTGATCGCCACCAAGCGCTATCCGCTGATTGGCCAGCTCAGCACCACCCGCGAAGAGATGGCCAGCTTCAGCCACCCGAACTATACGCTGCCGTTCCGCAACACTAACCACCTGGTCTACCGCCCGGACTGGAATATTCAGCTGACCAAAACCGGCTTCACCAACGAAGCCGGCCACTGCCTGGTGATGCGCACGGTGATTAACCAGCGGCCGGTGGCGCTGGTGGTGCTGGATGCCTTTGGCAAATATACCCACTTTGCCGATGCCAACCGCCTGCGTAAGTGGATCGAAACCGGCAAGGTTTCCGCGGTCCCGGCCGCTGCGCTGAGCTATAAAAAGCAGAAGGCGGGGCAGGTGGCCCACAACGGCGTGGTCGACGACAGCGCCGTTGAGTGA
- the murF gene encoding UDP-N-acetylmuramoyl-tripeptide--D-alanyl-D-alanine ligase, with product MAAEAEKRVSPATQHLFADKDRIWTADEVQAATGGEWVTPPPPGWAASGLSIYAPACQPGNMAVVRSEADESGMPARAALRLVPPPACLITTDPAPLLHSGLPLLKISEGFTAIINLGRYARDQIRGKVLGVTGSAGKTTCVAMLADALSAWGASSKSAHNANLPRGVAWNLASVPRDTPHVILEMAIGRMGVSSRMARPDIAIFTNIQPAHLGENSTVRDVALTKSAIFFGMQPGGIAILNRDMLEWETVHQAATAKGLSVLHYGSHQSSDARLIGYDAVQQRVAAEVCGQPLNYSLAAGGRHMALNSLAVLAAVSALGYPLEPALARLAGFTALAGRGEQKRVTLNGTGFELIDDAYNANPGSMQAALEQLSERPCSGRRIAVLSEMKELGPESEGYHSQLAAQLNDSSIDGICLVGAIWQGCWAQLKPEKRIALLDDPQQLKPLLLAQLRPDDTVLFKGSNSTGLHQIVSWIDGQPGAR from the coding sequence ATGGCAGCAGAGGCAGAAAAGCGTGTTTCCCCAGCAACGCAACACCTGTTTGCAGATAAGGATCGGATCTGGACGGCGGATGAAGTGCAGGCCGCCACCGGCGGTGAGTGGGTGACGCCGCCGCCGCCGGGCTGGGCGGCCAGCGGCTTATCGATTTACGCGCCGGCCTGCCAGCCGGGTAATATGGCGGTGGTCCGCAGCGAGGCGGATGAGAGCGGCATGCCGGCCAGAGCGGCCCTGCGGCTGGTGCCGCCCCCCGCCTGCCTGATCACCACCGATCCGGCCCCGCTGCTGCACAGCGGGCTGCCGCTGCTGAAAATCAGCGAGGGGTTTACCGCCATCATCAACCTGGGCCGCTATGCGCGCGACCAGATCCGGGGCAAGGTGCTGGGCGTTACCGGCAGCGCCGGCAAAACCACCTGCGTGGCGATGCTGGCGGACGCCCTGTCCGCCTGGGGGGCGAGCAGCAAAAGTGCGCACAACGCCAACCTGCCGCGCGGCGTGGCCTGGAACCTGGCCTCCGTCCCACGGGATACCCCGCACGTCATACTGGAGATGGCGATCGGGCGGATGGGGGTCAGTTCACGCATGGCGCGGCCCGACATCGCCATTTTCACCAATATCCAGCCCGCCCACCTCGGGGAGAACAGCACCGTTCGCGACGTGGCGTTAACCAAAAGCGCCATCTTCTTCGGCATGCAGCCGGGCGGTATCGCCATTCTGAACCGCGACATGCTGGAGTGGGAAACGGTGCATCAGGCCGCCACCGCGAAAGGTCTCAGCGTGCTGCACTACGGCAGCCATCAGAGCAGCGACGCCCGGCTGATCGGCTATGATGCGGTGCAGCAGCGCGTGGCGGCCGAAGTCTGCGGGCAGCCGCTAAACTATTCGCTGGCGGCCGGCGGCAGGCATATGGCCCTCAACAGCCTGGCCGTGCTGGCGGCCGTCTCGGCGCTCGGCTATCCGCTGGAACCGGCCCTGGCGCGCCTGGCCGGCTTCACCGCCCTGGCGGGGCGGGGCGAGCAAAAACGGGTGACCCTCAACGGCACCGGCTTTGAACTGATTGATGACGCCTACAACGCTAACCCTGGCTCAATGCAGGCCGCGCTGGAGCAGCTCAGCGAGCGGCCCTGCAGCGGCAGGCGTATTGCGGTGCTGAGTGAGATGAAGGAGCTGGGGCCGGAAAGCGAAGGGTACCATAGCCAGCTGGCGGCGCAGCTTAACGACAGCAGCATCGACGGCATCTGCCTGGTCGGCGCGATCTGGCAAGGCTGCTGGGCGCAGCTCAAACCGGAGAAAAGGATCGCCCTGCTCGACGATCCGCAACAGCTTAAGCCGCTGCTGCTGGCGCAGCTGCGGCCTGATGACACCGTGCTGTTTAAAGGTTCTAACAGCACCGGACTCCACCAGATCGTCAGCTGGATCGACGGCCAGCCAGGGGCGCGTTAA
- a CDS encoding DUF3772 domain-containing protein, giving the protein MSRLSTFLRVFLLMLLVLSPQWANAADSDTSQASSDGAPKVVNAAAELPKMQKVLDKIKQQVSGETNDGRLNILNDMSLELSGAADTLMQGIVPQRAQLEAQLAVLGPAPTADSGVKETAEVTSKRSKLEAQKAKMDDQVKQAAAIKSGAINLSAQIVNLRRDALKTQLALNAGSIFGPRFWAPLFNTQEEDSSKISDFVDELATTAALSWSDGWRFGTIAWALAAVLVATLGRRYLEEFLAWVGINHLPEGRMRRSFLAAATALTTLGAVVLAFNFLDQAFTRHDQVVDDVRTFADKLVGLSIFCGLIAGLGRAFLSTRRPSWRLPNISNEVALALKPYPPLTAALVFIFQTVEIFNSSANTSVGTTIFANGMTALLVGATALSISFRTNRVRRRMLLEGHQPEARTTLAGLIQMGLTLTGVAIMITLVIGYITLARFLSYELIWVGIVFGLFYIFSQLVADGCESLFSTSTASGKRIQTSLNIDARHLGQVAALLGALGKTILILVAAMAILNGTFGTATPIELVQKAIEFWGGKGLESMNIVPAHVVNALVCLVVGMWVLRSVKRWLEHDFLPKTMMDKGMRVSLVTLFSNIGFVLVILMTLSVMGLQWNKLAWIVSALSVGIGFGLQEIVKNFISGLILLTERPVKVGDLVSISGIEGDIRRINVRATEIQLSDRSTVIVPNSQFISQNVRNATMGNAQGVATITLTFPLDIDPQQVRQLLLDVYADNERILETPEPSVSFKDLTATGIVLSVTGNVASPRQVGGAKSDLLFDILTRLRKEGVMLSTPQTMIIDRPHRSRGEDLPQP; this is encoded by the coding sequence ATGTCCCGCCTCTCAACGTTTCTTCGCGTCTTTCTGCTGATGCTGCTGGTGCTGTCACCGCAGTGGGCCAACGCGGCCGACAGCGACACCTCTCAGGCCAGCAGCGACGGCGCGCCAAAGGTGGTCAACGCCGCCGCCGAGCTGCCAAAAATGCAGAAGGTGCTGGATAAAATCAAACAGCAGGTCTCCGGCGAAACCAACGACGGGCGGCTGAATATCCTCAACGATATGTCGCTGGAGCTCTCCGGCGCGGCGGATACCCTGATGCAGGGCATCGTTCCGCAGCGCGCGCAGCTGGAGGCGCAGCTGGCGGTGCTTGGCCCGGCCCCCACCGCCGACAGCGGCGTAAAGGAGACTGCCGAGGTCACCAGCAAGCGCAGCAAGCTGGAAGCCCAGAAAGCGAAGATGGACGATCAGGTGAAACAGGCTGCCGCGATTAAAAGCGGGGCGATAAATCTGTCGGCGCAGATCGTTAACCTGCGCCGTGACGCGCTGAAGACCCAGCTGGCGCTGAACGCCGGCAGTATTTTTGGTCCGCGTTTCTGGGCACCGCTGTTTAACACCCAGGAGGAAGACAGCAGCAAAATCAGCGATTTTGTTGATGAACTGGCCACCACGGCGGCGCTCTCCTGGTCCGATGGCTGGCGTTTCGGCACTATCGCCTGGGCGCTGGCGGCGGTGCTGGTAGCCACCCTTGGCCGGCGTTATCTGGAAGAGTTTCTGGCCTGGGTGGGGATCAACCATCTGCCGGAAGGGCGCATGCGCCGCAGCTTCCTTGCGGCGGCGACGGCGCTGACCACCCTTGGCGCGGTGGTGCTGGCGTTTAACTTCCTCGATCAGGCGTTTACCCGCCATGACCAGGTGGTGGACGACGTGCGCACCTTTGCCGACAAGCTGGTGGGCCTGAGTATTTTCTGCGGGCTGATCGCCGGGCTGGGGCGGGCGTTTCTCTCCACCCGCCGGCCGTCGTGGCGCCTGCCGAATATCTCTAACGAGGTGGCGCTGGCGCTGAAACCCTATCCGCCGCTGACCGCCGCGCTGGTGTTTATCTTCCAGACGGTGGAGATCTTTAACAGCAGCGCCAACACCAGCGTGGGGACCACCATCTTTGCCAACGGCATGACCGCGCTGCTGGTCGGCGCGACCGCGCTGTCGATCAGCTTCCGTACCAACCGCGTGCGCCGGCGGATGCTGCTGGAAGGGCACCAGCCCGAAGCGCGTACCACGCTGGCCGGCCTGATCCAGATGGGCCTGACGCTGACCGGCGTGGCGATCATGATTACGCTGGTGATTGGCTATATCACCCTGGCGCGCTTCCTCAGCTATGAGCTGATCTGGGTGGGCATCGTCTTCGGCCTGTTCTACATCTTCAGCCAGCTGGTGGCGGACGGCTGTGAGAGCCTGTTCTCCACCAGCACCGCCTCCGGCAAGCGCATTCAGACCTCGCTGAACATTGATGCCCGCCATCTCGGCCAGGTCGCCGCGCTGCTCGGCGCGCTGGGTAAAACTATCCTGATCCTGGTCGCCGCGATGGCGATACTGAACGGCACCTTTGGTACCGCCACGCCGATTGAGCTGGTGCAGAAGGCGATTGAGTTCTGGGGCGGCAAGGGTCTGGAGTCGATGAATATCGTGCCGGCGCACGTGGTTAACGCGCTGGTGTGCCTGGTGGTCGGCATGTGGGTGCTGCGCTCGGTGAAGCGCTGGCTGGAGCACGATTTCCTGCCGAAAACCATGATGGACAAAGGCATGCGCGTGTCGCTGGTCACCCTGTTCAGCAATATCGGTTTTGTGCTGGTGATCCTGATGACGCTGTCGGTTATGGGCCTGCAGTGGAACAAGCTGGCGTGGATCGTCAGCGCGCTGTCGGTGGGTATCGGTTTTGGCCTGCAGGAGATCGTGAAGAACTTTATCTCCGGCCTGATCCTGCTGACCGAACGGCCGGTGAAGGTCGGCGATCTGGTGAGCATTAGCGGTATTGAGGGGGATATTCGCCGTATCAACGTGCGTGCCACCGAAATCCAGCTCAGCGACCGCTCGACGGTGATCGTGCCCAACTCGCAGTTTATCTCGCAGAACGTGCGCAACGCGACGATGGGCAACGCGCAGGGGGTGGCGACCATCACCCTGACCTTCCCGCTGGACATCGATCCGCAGCAGGTGCGCCAGCTGCTGCTCGACGTCTATGCCGATAATGAACGCATTCTGGAGACGCCAGAGCCGTCGGTGTCGTTTAAGGACCTCACCGCAACCGGAATCGTGCTGTCGGTGACCGGCAACGTCGCCAGCCCGCGCCAGGTCGGCGGGGCGAAAAGCGACCTGCTGTTCGATATCCTGACCCGCTTACGTAAAGAAGGGGTGATGCTGTCGACGCCGCAGACGATGATTATTGACCGGCCGCACCGCAGCCGCGGCGAGGATCTTCCACAGCCGTAA
- a CDS encoding Yip1 family protein, with protein sequence MNHVWGLLAHPNREMRDIKQENETLSHHFTHHVLLMALIPVICAFIGTTQIGWNVGAGENILLSFSSALGLAVLFYALMLAGVAVMGRVIWWMARDYPQRPSLRHCMVFAGYVATPLFLSGLVALYPLVWLCALVGTLALAYTGYLLYVGIPQFLSIDREESLRLSGSTLAIGVLVLEVLLALTVIMWGYGYQLF encoded by the coding sequence ATGAACCATGTATGGGGACTTCTTGCGCATCCGAATCGTGAGATGCGTGACATCAAGCAGGAAAATGAAACGCTGTCTCACCATTTTACCCACCACGTGCTGTTAATGGCGCTGATTCCGGTGATCTGTGCCTTTATTGGCACCACCCAGATTGGCTGGAACGTCGGAGCCGGTGAGAATATTCTGTTGTCCTTTTCCAGCGCGCTGGGCCTGGCGGTGCTGTTTTATGCGCTGATGCTGGCCGGGGTGGCGGTGATGGGCCGGGTGATCTGGTGGATGGCGCGTGACTATCCGCAGCGGCCTTCGCTGCGCCACTGTATGGTCTTTGCCGGCTACGTGGCGACGCCGCTGTTCCTCAGCGGCCTGGTGGCGCTCTACCCGCTGGTGTGGCTGTGTGCGCTGGTCGGTACGCTGGCGCTGGCTTATACCGGCTATCTGCTGTACGTCGGCATCCCGCAGTTTCTCAGTATTGACCGGGAAGAGAGCCTGCGCCTGTCCGGCTCAACGCTGGCGATCGGTGTGCTGGTGCTGGAGGTGTTGCTGGCGCTGACCGTTATCATGTGGGGCTACGGTTATCAGCTGTTCTGA
- a CDS encoding DedA family protein — protein MQIDVNTLISQYGYWALFIGCLAEGETFTLLGGVAAHEGLLRYGWVVLTAMCGGVLGDTALFFIGRYYGESLLQRLTRHQQHIERANRLIHQRPVLFVVGVRFMYGLRLIGPLIIGASRLAPRRFLLLNLCGAALWAFLFVSLGFFAGSVIAPWLHQLEHHLKHLVWLLLAVGLVWGARRWLKNRHLRHPR, from the coding sequence GTGCAGATCGATGTTAATACGCTTATTTCACAGTACGGCTACTGGGCGCTGTTTATCGGCTGCCTGGCCGAAGGCGAAACCTTTACCCTGCTTGGCGGCGTAGCCGCCCATGAAGGCCTGCTACGCTACGGCTGGGTGGTGCTCACCGCGATGTGCGGGGGCGTGCTCGGCGACACCGCGCTGTTCTTTATCGGCCGCTACTACGGTGAATCCCTGCTGCAACGGCTTACGCGGCATCAGCAGCATATTGAACGAGCCAACAGGTTGATCCATCAACGGCCGGTGCTGTTCGTTGTCGGCGTACGCTTTATGTACGGCCTGCGCCTCATTGGCCCGCTGATCATCGGTGCCAGCCGCCTTGCGCCGCGCCGTTTTCTGCTGCTCAACCTGTGCGGTGCCGCACTGTGGGCCTTTCTCTTTGTCTCGCTGGGCTTTTTCGCCGGTAGCGTGATTGCCCCCTGGCTCCACCAGCTTGAGCATCACCTTAAACATCTGGTCTGGCTATTGTTAGCCGTCGGGCTGGTCTGGGGCGCCAGGCGCTGGCTGAAGAACCGGCACCTCAGACACCCGCGCTAA
- a CDS encoding EAL domain-containing protein, which produces MNVKPDNEQFVLEPIYTQQGNLFAFELLTHVDLARGNDVPGGGHGEPVFPASARQRIALFEEQLDTVDCLTRGNLLPLISVNVDADIAEHVLSSSDVTRRIATLGRLRFEISEEYSHLNTPGGEKMLQRLSRHCPLWLDHFGAGNSSLVTVINGNFEYVKINKNFFWRYGESHTFGNIIEHVIPYCKGVIVDGVENNQFKEILLPFDISGVQGFVWEPGNIPVLAAS; this is translated from the coding sequence ATGAATGTAAAGCCTGATAATGAGCAGTTTGTCCTTGAACCCATCTATACGCAGCAGGGAAACCTGTTTGCCTTTGAGCTTTTGACTCACGTCGATCTCGCCCGTGGTAATGATGTCCCGGGCGGCGGGCATGGCGAACCGGTGTTCCCCGCTTCCGCCCGCCAGCGCATTGCCCTGTTTGAAGAGCAGCTGGACACCGTTGACTGTCTGACCCGCGGCAACCTGCTGCCGCTGATCTCCGTCAACGTTGACGCCGATATCGCCGAACACGTGTTAAGCAGCAGCGACGTCACCCGCCGCATCGCCACCCTCGGCAGGCTGCGTTTTGAAATCAGCGAAGAGTATTCCCATCTCAACACCCCGGGTGGCGAGAAAATGCTGCAGCGGCTGTCACGCCACTGCCCGCTGTGGCTGGATCATTTCGGCGCGGGCAACTCCAGCCTGGTGACGGTGATCAACGGCAACTTTGAATACGTCAAGATCAATAAGAACTTCTTCTGGCGCTACGGCGAGAGCCATACCTTCGGCAATATCATTGAACATGTGATCCCCTACTGTAAGGGGGTGATTGTCGATGGCGTTGAAAATAATCAGTTTAAAGAGATTTTATTACCCTTCGATATTTCTGGTGTTCAGGGGTTTGTCTGGGAGCCCGGTAATATCCCGGTATTAGCAGCAAGCTGA